In Quercus robur chromosome 10, dhQueRobu3.1, whole genome shotgun sequence, a genomic segment contains:
- the LOC126702377 gene encoding mogroside IE synthase-like codes for MERKIHILVIPYPLQGHINPMLQFSKRLASKGPRVTFIATSRISKSIQAHESTSINFETISDGSEEVQDLETSDEKLKRFKSKVSQNLPKLIERFNSSKYPPKFLVYDSVLPWALNVARQSGLDGAPFFTQSCVVNAIYYHAHQGTLQMPLEEGSSISLPSMPSLGINDMPTFLSDTGSYPDVLNLVVNQFSNLQEANWLLCNTFDKLEDEVINWMASQWPFKTIGPAIPSMYLDKRLKDDKEYGLNIFKPDMDICMKWLDTKEIGSVVYISFGSMATLGEEQMEEITWGLKNSNCYFLWVVRESEEKKLPNNFLLETAEKGLTVSWCPQLEVLAHKAIGCFMTHCGWNSTLEALSLGVPMIAMPQWSDQTTNAKNIMDVWKVGIRVKVDEKGIGTKEEIELCIREVIEGERGKEMKRNSMKWKELAKEAVDEDGSSDKNIEEFVTKLSHS; via the exons atggagaggaaaatTCATATCCTGGTGATTCCTTATCCCCTACAAGGTCACATAAACCCAATGCTGCAATTCTCAAAACGCCTAGCTTCAAAGGGTCCTAGAGTCACATTTATTGCTACTAGTCGTATTAGCAAGTCTATACAAGCCCATGAAAGCACTTCTATCAACTTTGAGACCATCTCTGATGGCTCTGAGGAAGTCCAAGATTTGGAAACCTCTGATGAAAAACTCAAGCGTTTCAAGTCTAAAGTCTCACAAAACTTACCAAAGCTCATTGAAAGATTTAATAGCTCCAAATACCCTCCAAAGTTTCTTGTGTATGACTCAGTTCTGCCATGGGCTTTAAACGTAGCTCGACAATCTGGACTAGATGGAGCTCCATTTTTCACTCAGTCATGTGTTGTTAATGCCATCTATTACCATGCACATCAAGGAACACTTCAAATGCCCTTAGAAGAAGGGTCTTCAATATCATTGCCCTCGATGCCATCACTAGGGATCAATGATATGCCTACGTTTCTTTCTGATACGGGCTCGTACCCAGATGTGTTAAACCTTGTGGTGAATCAATTCTCAAATCTCCAGGAAGCGAATTGGCTCTTGTGCAACACTTTCGACAAGTTGGAAGATGAG GTAATAAATTGGATGGCAAGCCAATGGCCTTTTAAAACAATTGGACCAGCAATTCCATCAATGTATTTAGACAAGAGATTGAAGGATGACAAAGAATATGGCCTTAACATTTTCAAGCCCGACATGGACATTTGCATGAAATGGTTAGACACAAAAGAAATTGGCTCAGTCGTTTATATATCATTTGGAAGCATGGCAACCCTTGGAGAAGAGCAAATGGAGGAGATAACATGGGGCCTAAAGAATAGCAATTGCTACTTTTTGTGGGTTGTTAGAGAATCTGAAGAGAAAAAGCTTCCCAATAATTTTTTACTAGAAACAGCAGAGAAAGGACTAACTGTGAGTTGGTGCCCTCAACTAGAAGTATTGGCTCACAAGGCCATTGGATGTTTCATGACTCATTGTGGATGGAACTCGACACTCGAGGCATTGAGCTTAGGAGTGCCAATGATTGCGATGCCACAATGGTCGGATCAAACAACTAATGCAAAGAACATTATGGATGTGTGGAAGGTAGGAATTAGGGTTAAAGTGGATGAAAAAGGCATTGGTACCAAAGAAGAAATAGAGCTATGCATTAGGGAAGTaattgagggagagagaggaaaagagatgAAAAGGAATTCAATGAAATGGAAGGAATTGGCTAAAGAGGCAGTCGACGAAGATGGAAGTTCAGATAAGAATATAGAGGAGTTTGTGACAAAACTTTCACATTCCTAA
- the LOC126702376 gene encoding mogroside IE synthase-like: protein MQRKIHILVIPYPLQGHINPMLQLSKRLASKGPRVTFIATSRISKSIQAHESTSINFETISDGSEEVQDLETIDEKLKRFKSKVSQDLPKLIEKHNSSKYPPKFLVYDSILPWALNVARQSGLDGAPFFTQSCVVNAIYYHAHQGTLQMPLEEGSSISLPSIPSLGINDMPSIFRDMESYPGELNVMVNQFSNFQEANWLLCNTFDELEDEVINWMTSRWHFKTIGPAIPSIYLDKRLEDDKEYGLNLFKPSMDTCMKWLETKKIGSVVYISFGSMAALGEEQMVEITSGLKNSNCYFLWVVRESECKKLPSNFLQEIVEKGLVVSWCPQLEVLAHKAIGCFMTHCGWNSTLEALSLGVPMIAMPQWMDQTTNAKYIMDVWKVGVRIKVDEKGIVTKEEIELCIREVIGGDRGKEMKRNLMKWMELAKEAVDKDGSSDKNIDEFVAKISHS from the exons atgcagaGGAAAATTCATATCCTGGTGATTCCTTATCCCCTACAGGGTCACATAAACCCAATGCTGCAACTCTCCAAGCGCCTAGCTTCAAAGGGTCCTAGAGTCACATTCATCGCTACTAGTCGTATTAGCAAGTCTATACAAGCCCATGAAAGCACTTCTATCAACTTTGAGACCATATCTGATGGCTCTGAAGAAGTCCAAGATTTGGAAACCATAGATGAAAAACTCAAGCGTTTCAAGTCTAAAGTCTCACAAGACTTACCAAAGCTCATTGAGAAACATAATAGCTCCAAATACCCTCCAAAGTTTCTTGTGTATGACTCAATTCTGCCATGGGCTTTAAACGTAGCTCGACAATCTGGACTAGATGGAGCTCCATTTTTCACTCAGTCATGTGTGGTCAATGCCATCTATTACCATGCACATCAAGGAACACTTCAGATGCCCTTAGAAGAAGGGTCTTCAATATCATTGCCCTCGATCCCATCTCTAGGGATCAATGATATGCCTTCGATTTTTCGTGATATGGAATCGTACCCAGGTGAGTTAAATGTTATGGTGAATCAATTCTCAAATTTCCAGGAAGCGAATTGGCTCTTGTGCAACACTTTCGACGAGTTGGAAGATGAG GTAATAAATTGGATGACAAGCCGGTGGCATTTTAAAACAATTGGACCAGCTATTCCATCAATTTATTTAGACAAGCGATTGGAAGATGACAAAGAATATGGCCTTAACCTCTTCAAGCCCAGTATGGACACATGCATGAAATggctagaaacaaagaaaattggCTCGGTCGTTTATATATCATTTGGAAGCATGGCAGCCCTTGGAGAAGAGCAAATGGTGGAGATAACGTCCGGCCTAAAGAATAGCAATTGCTACTTTTTGTGGGTTGTTAGAGAATCTGAATGTAAAAAGCTTCCCAGTAATTTTTTACAAGAAATAGTAGAGAAGGGGCTAGTTGTGAGTTGGTGCCCTCAACTAGAAGTATTGGCTCACAAAGCCATTGGATGCTTCATGACTCATTGTGGATGGAACTCGACACTTGAAGCGTTGAGCTTAGGAGTGCCAATGATTGCGATGCCACAATGGATGGATCAAACAACTAATGCAAAGTACATTATGGACGTGTGGAAGGTAGGGGTTAGGATTAAAGTGGATGAAAAAGGCATTGTTACCAAAGAAGAAATAGAACTATGCATAAGGGAGGTAATTGGGGGAGATAGAGGAAAGGAGATGAAAAGGAATTTAATGAAATGGATGGAATTAGCTAAAGAGGCAGTAGATAAAGATGGAAGTTCAGATAAGAATATAGACGAATTTGTGGCAAAAATTTCACATTCGTAA
- the LOC126703730 gene encoding uncharacterized protein LOC126703730, translating into MGHNANYAHNMLLNDSDSDDYFEISVLLALEEERLEREGASTSHRGSVLGHRIIQCDHEQGRHEQGRQRLFQDYFAESLVYPLNIFRRRFRISRSLFLHIKSNLEEKDEYFVQKRNAAGVLGLSSLQKMTAALRMLAYGVATDFTDEYVRIGESIAVESLKKFVEAIVDIYSKEYLRSPNSNDITRLLRVGESRGFPAQGLAPSVNYSINGHDYTMRYYLTDGIYPSWSTFVKTIRAPQGKKNSLFATTQESTRKDVECAFGVLQTRFAIVRGPARLWRKEALDYIMKACIILHNMIIENERDANGAEDFDCEQVPESIPTTVSHEPTEEFSQFTTFIVAHEKLEIEKLILNSNWISLSTCGNDMARCRII; encoded by the exons ATGGGTCATAATGCAAATTATGCACATAATATGCTTTTAAATGACTCAGATTCTGATGATTATTTTGAGATAAGTGTGCTTCTTGCATTGGAAGAAGAACGATTAGAAAGAGAGGGGGCGTCAACGTCACATCGTGGTTCTGTTCTAGGCCATAGGATCATCCAATGTGATCATGAGCAAGgccgccatgagcaaggccgcCAAAGACTTTTTCAAGACTATTTTGCAGAATCACTAGTATATCCTCTTAACATATTTCGAAGGAGGTTTCGAATAAGTCGTTCTCTTTTTCTACATATTAAATCTAATctagaagagaaagatgaatattttgttcaaaaaagaaatgctGCTGGAGTGCTTGGTTTGTCTTCCCTTCAGAAGATGACTGCCGCACTAAGGATGCTTGCCTATGGAGTAGCAACAGATTTTACAGATGAATATGTGAGAATTGGAGAAAGCATTGCAGTAGAGAGTctcaaaaaatttgttgaagcgATAGTCGATATTTATTCTAAAGAGTACTTGAGGTCACCAAATAGCAATGACATTACTAGGTTGCTAAGAGTTGGTGAAAGTCGTGGATTTCCAG CTCAAGGCCTTGCACCTTCGGTGAATTACTCAATCAATGGTCATGATTATACAATGAGATACTATCTTACTGATGGTATATATCCTTCATGGTCCACTTTTGTAAAGACAATCCGAGCTCCACAAGGTAAAAAGAATAGTCTTTTTGCTACAACTCAAGAGTCAACAAGGAAGGATGTAGAGTGTGCATTTGGAGTGCTTCAAACACGATTTGCAATTGTTCGTGGGCCTGCACGTCTTTGGAGAAAAGAGGCTCTTGATTACATTATGAAGGCATGCATAATATTGCACAACATGATAATTGAAAATGAACGTGATGCCAATGGAGCAGAAGACTTTGATTGTGAACAAGTGCCTGAAAGCATCCCTACAACAGTGTCCCACGAGCCTACAGAAGAATTTAGTCAATTTACAACGTTCATTGTAGCCcatgaaaaattagaaatagaGAAACTCATTCTAAACTCCAATTGGATCTCATTGAGCACTTGTGGCAATGATATGGCAAGATGTAGGATCatctaa